One genomic segment of Nocardia spumae includes these proteins:
- a CDS encoding SelT/SelW/SelH family protein, giving the protein MARIAIEYCTQCRWLLRAGWMAQELLNTFGTGLDEVALIPGTGGVFRVTVDGEQIWERKADGGFPDIARLKQRVRDRIDPDRDLGHIDRG; this is encoded by the coding sequence ATGGCGCGAATCGCGATCGAATATTGCACGCAATGCCGGTGGCTGTTACGAGCCGGGTGGATGGCACAGGAGTTGCTCAACACCTTCGGCACCGGCCTCGACGAGGTGGCATTGATCCCCGGCACCGGCGGAGTCTTCCGGGTAACGGTGGATGGTGAACAGATCTGGGAGCGCAAGGCGGACGGCGGTTTTCCCGATATCGCCCGGCTCAAGCAGCGTGTGCGCGACCGCATAGATCCCGATCGAGACCTCGGCCACATCGACCGAGGCTGA
- a CDS encoding LCP family protein, producing the protein MPRARGARPAATSGVNRPGRLLATAAAAVVFIVTGFGWHSVDSLISGIERIGNLGLGGGHDGAVDILMVGIDSRTDAHGNPLSDRERAMLHAGDEVGTNTDTIVLVRVPNDGRSATAISIPRDSYVDIPGIGKGKINSAYGVTKENARQKLANQGLSDSQVEEKSTQAGRQALIKSVAGLTGITVDHYAEVGLLGFVLLTDAVGGVQVCLNDAVDEPLSGAEFPAGEQRLDGQQALSFVRQRHDLQRGDLDRIVRQQVFMASLVNQALNARILANPGKLRELGDAVGRTIVLDEDWDVVAFMHQLQDLSGGKVNFETIPVQDLNGSTADGESVVKVDPKSVRSFVAAAVGGRADEQHSDDATVAPSSVSADVYNAAGTGGLAGQVAQALTAKGFHTGTVANWDGAPVRSSRVLAASTSDPGAKAVAEALGGLTVIADPGAQEGAVRVVLADDYSGPGSAAGSLFDLSGTSSSSGTPTPVPPAPPIDAGQNGPKCVN; encoded by the coding sequence ATCCCGCGTGCTCGTGGCGCGCGCCCGGCCGCGACGTCCGGGGTGAACCGGCCCGGACGGCTACTCGCCACCGCCGCCGCGGCCGTGGTGTTCATCGTCACCGGATTCGGCTGGCACAGTGTGGACAGCCTGATCTCGGGTATCGAGCGCATCGGCAACCTCGGGCTGGGCGGGGGCCACGACGGCGCGGTCGACATCCTGATGGTGGGTATCGACAGCAGGACCGACGCCCACGGCAATCCGCTCAGCGATCGAGAGCGGGCCATGCTGCACGCCGGTGACGAGGTCGGCACCAACACCGACACCATCGTGCTGGTCCGGGTACCCAACGACGGCCGCTCGGCCACGGCGATCTCGATCCCGCGGGATTCGTATGTCGATATTCCGGGCATCGGCAAAGGCAAGATCAACTCCGCCTACGGCGTCACCAAGGAGAACGCGCGCCAGAAGCTGGCGAATCAAGGACTGTCGGACTCCCAGGTAGAGGAGAAGTCCACCCAGGCGGGCCGGCAGGCGCTGATCAAGAGCGTCGCCGGTCTCACCGGCATCACCGTCGACCACTACGCCGAGGTCGGCCTGCTCGGATTCGTCCTGCTCACCGACGCCGTGGGCGGGGTCCAGGTGTGCCTGAACGATGCGGTGGACGAACCGCTGTCGGGTGCGGAGTTCCCGGCCGGGGAGCAACGGCTCGACGGTCAGCAAGCCCTGAGTTTCGTCCGTCAGCGGCACGATCTGCAGCGCGGGGATCTGGATCGGATCGTGCGCCAGCAGGTGTTCATGGCATCGCTGGTGAATCAGGCGTTGAACGCCCGGATCCTGGCCAATCCCGGTAAATTGCGTGAGCTCGGCGATGCCGTCGGCCGCACCATCGTGCTCGACGAGGACTGGGATGTGGTGGCGTTCATGCATCAGCTGCAGGACCTGTCGGGCGGGAAAGTGAATTTCGAAACCATCCCGGTGCAGGACCTCAACGGCAGCACCGCCGACGGCGAATCCGTGGTGAAGGTCGATCCGAAATCGGTCAGATCCTTCGTGGCGGCGGCAGTGGGTGGCCGGGCGGACGAGCAGCACAGCGACGATGCCACGGTGGCGCCGAGCTCGGTGAGCGCCGACGTCTACAACGCCGCCGGGACCGGGGGTCTGGCCGGGCAGGTGGCGCAGGCACTGACCGCCAAGGGCTTTCACACCGGGACCGTGGCCAACTGGGACGGTGCGCCGGTGCGCAGCAGCCGGGTCCTGGCGGCGTCGACCTCCGATCCCGGTGCGAAGGCCGTCGCCGAGGCGCTGGGCGGACTGACCGTGATCGCCGACCCCGGGGCGCAGGAGGGTGCGGTGCGGGTGGTCCTGGCCGATGACTACTCTGGTCCGGGCTCGGCGGCCGGCAGTCTGTTCGATCTGTCGGGAACCTCGTCGTCCTCGGGCACCCCGACACCGGTGCCGCCCGCGCCTCCCATCGACGCCGGCCAGAACGGACCGAAATGCGTGAACTGA
- a CDS encoding YchJ family protein: MADTPPTRPDGDDRCPCGSGEAFARCCAPRLDGTVPAPTAEALMRSRYTAFAVGDRDYLLRSWHPGTRPRRLTLDPAQHWVSLQVFGTEAGGLFDDTGVVEFRAIYRIAGRRGVLSECSRFARVNGQWLYVDGDIES; encoded by the coding sequence ATGGCCGATACCCCGCCGACCCGACCGGACGGCGACGATCGTTGTCCCTGTGGCAGTGGCGAAGCCTTCGCCCGATGCTGCGCCCCGCGCCTGGACGGCACCGTTCCCGCACCCACCGCGGAGGCCCTGATGCGTTCGCGATACACCGCCTTCGCGGTCGGTGACCGCGACTATCTGCTGCGGTCCTGGCACCCCGGCACCCGGCCGCGGCGGCTGACACTCGATCCCGCCCAGCACTGGGTGTCGCTCCAGGTGTTCGGCACCGAAGCGGGCGGCCTGTTCGACGACACCGGGGTGGTCGAGTTCCGCGCGATCTACCGGATCGCCGGGCGGCGCGGTGTCCTCTCCGAATGCAGCAGGTTTGCTCGTGTTAACGGCCAGTGGCTGTACGTCGATGGTGATATCGAATCGTGA
- a CDS encoding TIGR03089 family protein, which produces MRELNDTLTDALLGPILAREPAAPRITHYDDGTGARIELSGLTLANWAAKTANMIRDEFGLAPGARVSVLLPAHWQTAAVLLGCWWAGTEVVLAPDADAELALVSAARIDETGDIAEVAALSLDPMGLPVADLPVGITDFATSVRGHGDQFTPSGAGPALDGASVAETVAAARASAERQGFGAGDRVLSTTPWDTAAQLIDGLLAVYAAGASLVQVTAPDPAKLEHRVDIERVTARRG; this is translated from the coding sequence ATGCGTGAACTGAACGACACTCTGACCGATGCCCTGCTCGGTCCGATCCTGGCGCGCGAACCCGCCGCACCACGGATCACCCACTACGACGACGGCACCGGCGCCCGGATCGAACTGTCCGGTCTGACCCTGGCCAACTGGGCGGCCAAGACCGCCAACATGATTCGCGACGAATTCGGCCTGGCCCCGGGGGCCCGGGTGTCGGTGCTGCTGCCCGCGCACTGGCAGACCGCGGCGGTCCTGCTGGGTTGCTGGTGGGCCGGCACCGAGGTGGTCCTGGCCCCCGACGCCGATGCCGAACTCGCCCTGGTATCGGCGGCCCGCATCGACGAGACCGGCGATATCGCGGAGGTGGCGGCCCTGTCGCTGGATCCGATGGGCCTGCCCGTCGCCGATCTGCCGGTCGGGATCACCGACTTCGCGACCTCGGTGCGCGGTCACGGTGACCAGTTCACCCCGTCGGGCGCGGGGCCCGCCCTCGACGGGGCCTCCGTCGCCGAGACCGTGGCCGCGGCGCGCGCTTCGGCCGAGCGCCAGGGATTCGGCGCGGGCGACCGGGTGCTGTCCACGACGCCGTGGGATACCGCCGCCCAGCTGATCGACGGCCTGCTCGCGGTGTACGCGGCCGGCGCCTCGCTGGTACAGGTCACCGCGCCGGACCCGGCGAAACTGGAACATCGGGTGGACATCGAGCGGGTGACGGCCCGCCGCGGCTGA
- the rfbD gene encoding dTDP-4-dehydrorhamnose reductase encodes MSLASPSRIVVVGAGGQLGRALASRAPEAVMLRRADLDITDPGAVRAALRPGDVVINCAAYTAVDAAESDPDAAFAGNATGPGVLAAGCREAGARLIHISTDYVFDGTADRPYEPDDPTAPTSVYGRTKLAGEQAVSQSHPDATIVRTAWVYTGDHGDFVATMRRLAAGDDPVSVVDDQIGSPTYAPDLADAVLEVVAREPKSRILHATNAGVASWFEVARAVFAQLGEDPERVRPCTTADFPRPARRPAYSVLSDRAWKEAGLTPLRDWRSALSDALARLVD; translated from the coding sequence GTGAGCCTTGCTTCTCCGTCCCGAATCGTTGTCGTCGGCGCCGGTGGGCAACTCGGCCGCGCCCTGGCCTCCCGCGCACCGGAGGCGGTGATGCTGCGACGTGCCGATCTCGATATCACCGACCCCGGCGCGGTGCGCGCGGCCCTGCGTCCCGGCGATGTCGTGATCAACTGCGCCGCCTACACCGCGGTCGATGCCGCCGAGTCCGACCCCGACGCGGCCTTCGCCGGTAATGCCACCGGGCCCGGTGTCCTGGCCGCCGGCTGCCGGGAAGCGGGGGCGCGGCTGATCCACATCTCCACCGACTACGTCTTCGACGGCACCGCGGACCGTCCCTACGAACCGGATGACCCGACCGCCCCGACCTCGGTCTACGGACGTACCAAACTGGCCGGTGAACAGGCGGTATCGCAGTCCCATCCGGATGCGACGATCGTGCGCACGGCCTGGGTGTACACCGGCGACCACGGTGATTTCGTCGCGACCATGCGCCGGTTGGCGGCAGGGGACGATCCGGTATCGGTGGTCGACGATCAGATCGGCTCGCCCACCTACGCGCCCGACCTCGCCGACGCGGTGCTGGAAGTCGTTGCCCGGGAGCCGAAGTCACGCATCCTGCACGCCACCAACGCGGGTGTGGCGAGCTGGTTCGAGGTGGCCCGCGCGGTCTTCGCTCAACTGGGTGAGGATCCCGAACGGGTGCGCCCGTGCACGACCGCCGATTTTCCGAGACCCGCACGGCGCCCGGCCTATTCGGTGCTGTCGGATCGCGCCTGGAAGGAGGCCGGCCTGACTCCGCTGCGCGACTGGCGTTCCGCGCTCTCGGACGCGCTCGCGCGGCTGGTCGATTAG
- a CDS encoding carboxylesterase/lipase family protein encodes MSTQFFEATPAEDTLGDGPLAHTTGGAVRGFRAGSVHAWRGIPYAAAPAGPHRFARPQPPASWSGVRDCTEFGEIAPQTMGDMVPVDSGLRMGEDCLWVNVWTPAAEPVQPRPVMVWLHGGAYCLGTAAQAIYDGRRMVEAGDVVLVAVNYRLGALGFLDLSSLGDEFVPNLGLHDQIAALEWVRDNAAAFGGDPGNVTVFGESSGAGCVTALLTSPRAAGLFHRAIAQSPPATTVFGPDRAAGVASRFLELMELPPERAGELLECPIERIVDAAGVLLDEVPLQSPGRLAAAPVVDGDILPTYPTDRFQQGRSHRVPLIIGTNKDEASLFRLFRSPIMPVTPDAVNAMLNAVAGEHPGLSHERIAEITSAYPDLAKTRGALAMSTDAAFRMPAHWVADAHSRHSRTWMYRFDQATPMLKAARVGAGHATELPYIFGNFGSFDHDPTFWLGGRKVAMEVSGRMMRRWLAFAEHGVPAALDGSKHWPPYRESTRTTLVVDASDRVVDDPDHDLHTAWGDEAVGFS; translated from the coding sequence ATGAGCACTCAATTCTTCGAGGCGACCCCCGCTGAGGACACACTCGGTGATGGTCCCCTCGCTCACACGACCGGGGGAGCGGTACGCGGATTCCGTGCGGGATCGGTCCACGCGTGGCGCGGTATCCCCTACGCGGCGGCGCCGGCGGGCCCGCATCGCTTCGCGCGTCCACAGCCGCCCGCATCCTGGTCGGGAGTGCGCGACTGCACCGAATTCGGCGAGATCGCCCCGCAGACCATGGGCGATATGGTGCCTGTGGACTCCGGGCTGCGGATGGGCGAGGACTGCCTGTGGGTCAATGTGTGGACGCCGGCCGCCGAGCCGGTACAGCCCCGTCCGGTGATGGTGTGGCTGCACGGCGGCGCCTACTGTCTCGGTACCGCGGCCCAGGCGATATACGACGGTCGCCGGATGGTGGAGGCCGGTGATGTGGTTCTCGTGGCCGTCAACTACCGGCTGGGTGCCCTGGGCTTCCTCGATCTGTCCTCACTCGGCGACGAATTCGTGCCGAACCTCGGTCTGCACGATCAGATAGCGGCCCTGGAATGGGTGCGCGACAATGCCGCCGCCTTCGGTGGTGATCCGGGCAATGTGACCGTCTTCGGCGAATCCTCCGGTGCCGGATGCGTCACCGCACTGCTGACCTCGCCCCGCGCTGCCGGTCTGTTCCACCGCGCGATCGCCCAGAGCCCGCCGGCCACCACCGTCTTCGGTCCCGATCGGGCCGCCGGAGTCGCGAGCCGTTTCCTGGAACTGATGGAGTTGCCGCCCGAGCGTGCCGGTGAACTGCTGGAATGCCCGATCGAGCGGATCGTGGACGCGGCGGGTGTGCTGCTCGACGAGGTGCCGCTGCAGTCGCCCGGACGCCTCGCCGCCGCCCCGGTGGTCGACGGCGACATCCTCCCGACCTATCCGACCGATCGCTTCCAGCAGGGGCGATCGCATCGGGTACCGCTGATCATCGGCACCAACAAGGACGAGGCCTCCCTGTTCCGGCTGTTCCGGTCACCGATCATGCCGGTCACCCCCGATGCGGTGAACGCGATGCTCAACGCCGTCGCGGGAGAACATCCCGGGCTGTCGCACGAGCGCATCGCCGAGATCACCTCCGCCTACCCGGATCTGGCCAAGACGCGGGGTGCGCTGGCGATGTCCACCGACGCCGCGTTCCGGATGCCGGCGCACTGGGTGGCCGATGCGCACTCTCGCCACAGCCGCACCTGGATGTACCGTTTCGACCAGGCCACGCCGATGCTCAAGGCGGCCCGGGTCGGCGCCGGTCACGCCACCGAATTGCCGTACATCTTCGGCAATTTCGGTTCCTTCGACCACGATCCGACCTTCTGGCTGGGCGGGCGCAAGGTCGCGATGGAGGTGTCGGGCCGGATGATGCGGCGCTGGCTGGCCTTCGCCGAGCACGGCGTCCCGGCGGCGCTGGACGGTTCCAAGCACTGGCCGCCGTACCGCGAATCCACCCGCACCACACTGGTCGTCGACGCCTCCGATCGTGTCGTCGACGACCCCGATCACGATCTGCACACCGCCTGGGGTGATGAGGCGGTCGGCTTCAGCTGA
- a CDS encoding AAA family ATPase — MGQGQGEAASRLRELVSARLHADSSVSPDVAHTVLTALGDAADAADTTPQSGIFLRAVRVRGFRGIGPEAVLPIAPGPGLTLVVGRNGSGKSSFAEAAELALTGVNRRWEGRSAVWREGWRNMHCDSAPRIAVELVSEAVGEYAVVREWADGQELSEGRWARRRNDRSDSEFRIEDWARALELYRPFLSYSELGAVVDGRPSDLFDALHRLLGLDDISAALDRTRTRRIELERAAKQSRDGRQALLDELITVADDRAERVAGMLRNPTPDLEVIARELAGARHDPGGVAALQAIARLRIPAAAQVDAAATAVERGTARLLALATGDLESELGVADLLRRALAHTETGEECHCPVCGHGVLDATWRRETTRRLAAADRRATALTAARRSLDEAIAEAQSLIEPVPPELDSMVAAPNIDPGPADRAWADWAALLDLDAAGTLAARLRGTHADLAAELGLLQHAVSKELDRIDAVWTPLVPRIASWLHDARQVAAADPELRTVRRAEEWLKSAAAGLRDERMAPLAEHARRIWGGLRQRSNVDLGAIRLQGNAGASRKVLLDVTVDDSDGTALGVMSQGELHALGLALFLPRATVAESPFGFVMIDDPVQAMDPAKVDGLARVLAAVARSGRQVVVFTHDERLAEAVRRLRLDATVLEVQRRERSRVEVRAVEDPVRRYLSDARALLRTRQLPRPIANELVITCCRSAIEAAALARARRDLLAAGIDHREVQKRVDRARTTWETVSLAVFGVPDRVDDLNELLDQQAPWARAVIRDAAAGAHIRIQRRSGDLVSGTKRFVTWLNP; from the coding sequence GTGGGGCAAGGCCAGGGGGAAGCCGCATCGCGCCTGCGCGAGCTGGTTTCCGCTCGCCTGCACGCGGATTCGTCGGTGAGCCCCGATGTCGCCCACACCGTCCTCACGGCCCTGGGAGACGCGGCCGACGCGGCCGACACCACTCCGCAGTCCGGGATCTTCCTGCGCGCCGTGCGCGTGCGCGGATTTCGCGGGATCGGCCCGGAGGCGGTGTTGCCGATCGCGCCCGGTCCCGGGCTGACACTCGTCGTGGGCCGCAACGGTTCGGGTAAGTCGAGTTTCGCCGAGGCGGCCGAACTGGCGCTCACCGGCGTCAACCGGCGCTGGGAGGGGCGGTCGGCCGTCTGGCGCGAGGGCTGGCGGAATATGCACTGCGACAGCGCACCTCGCATCGCGGTGGAGCTGGTGTCGGAGGCGGTGGGCGAGTATGCCGTCGTGCGGGAGTGGGCCGACGGGCAGGAGTTGTCCGAAGGCCGGTGGGCCAGACGCCGAAACGATCGTTCCGACAGTGAATTCCGGATCGAGGACTGGGCTCGTGCGCTGGAGCTCTACCGCCCATTTCTCTCCTACAGCGAACTCGGCGCGGTCGTCGACGGGCGCCCCAGTGATCTGTTCGACGCTCTGCACCGCTTGCTCGGACTCGATGACATCAGCGCCGCGCTGGACCGAACCCGTACGCGGCGAATCGAATTGGAGCGCGCGGCCAAACAGTCGCGGGACGGGCGCCAGGCACTGCTGGACGAATTGATCACCGTCGCCGACGATCGCGCCGAACGCGTCGCCGGCATGTTGCGGAACCCGACTCCGGATCTGGAGGTGATCGCCCGGGAACTGGCGGGCGCGCGCCACGATCCGGGCGGGGTCGCCGCCCTGCAGGCCATCGCGCGACTGCGCATCCCCGCCGCCGCGCAGGTCGACGCCGCGGCCACGGCCGTCGAGCGCGGCACCGCGCGGTTGCTCGCCCTCGCGACCGGTGATCTCGAGTCCGAACTGGGCGTCGCGGATCTGCTGCGCCGGGCCCTCGCTCACACCGAGACCGGCGAGGAATGCCACTGCCCGGTCTGCGGGCACGGTGTCCTCGATGCCACCTGGCGCCGGGAGACCACCCGCCGCCTCGCCGCCGCCGACCGGCGCGCCACCGCCCTCACCGCGGCGCGCCGGAGCCTGGACGAGGCGATAGCCGAGGCACAGTCGCTGATCGAACCCGTTCCGCCGGAGCTGGATTCGATGGTCGCCGCGCCGAATATCGATCCGGGACCGGCCGATCGGGCGTGGGCGGACTGGGCCGCGCTGCTCGACCTCGACGCCGCCGGCACGCTGGCCGCGCGCCTGCGCGGTACCCATGCCGACCTGGCGGCGGAGCTGGGTTTGCTGCAGCATGCGGTATCCAAGGAACTCGATCGCATCGATGCGGTGTGGACTCCGCTGGTTCCGCGTATCGCGTCCTGGTTGCACGACGCGCGCCAGGTGGCCGCGGCCGATCCGGAATTGCGGACGGTGCGCCGCGCGGAGGAATGGCTGAAATCGGCGGCCGCCGGACTGCGCGACGAACGCATGGCGCCACTGGCCGAGCACGCGCGACGCATCTGGGGCGGATTGCGGCAGCGCAGCAATGTGGATCTGGGTGCGATTCGCCTGCAGGGCAACGCCGGAGCCAGCCGCAAAGTCCTGCTCGATGTCACCGTCGACGATTCCGACGGCACCGCGCTGGGGGTGATGAGTCAGGGCGAGCTGCACGCGCTGGGGCTGGCGTTGTTCCTGCCCCGGGCCACGGTGGCCGAGAGTCCCTTCGGCTTCGTCATGATCGACGATCCGGTGCAGGCGATGGATCCGGCGAAGGTGGACGGACTGGCCCGGGTACTGGCCGCGGTGGCACGCAGCGGGCGTCAGGTGGTGGTGTTCACCCACGACGAGCGGCTGGCCGAGGCGGTGCGCCGGCTGCGGTTGGACGCCACGGTGCTCGAGGTGCAGCGGCGGGAACGATCGCGAGTGGAGGTGCGGGCGGTCGAGGATCCGGTGCGGCGCTATCTCAGCGACGCGCGCGCCCTGCTGCGCACCCGCCAGCTGCCCCGCCCGATCGCGAACGAACTCGTGATCACCTGCTGCCGTTCGGCCATCGAGGCGGCCGCGTTGGCTCGCGCTCGCCGTGACCTGCTGGCGGCCGGAATCGACCACCGAGAGGTGCAGAAGCGAGTCGACCGGGCTCGAACCACCTGGGAGACGGTCTCTTTGGCCGTTTTCGGTGTTCCGGACCGGGTCGACGATCTCAACGAACTGCTCGACCAGCAGGCGCCCTGGGCGCGTGCCGTGATTCGCGACGCCGCCGCCGGTGCCCATATTCGCATCCAGCGCCGGTCGGGTGATCTGGTGTCCGGGACCAAGCGCTTCGTGACATGGCTGAATCCGTGA
- a CDS encoding cytochrome P450, which yields MKPQHWVRWLLVQGTPRLALKTYARRGETLARLMSSPAAVRDPIPLLESLRAQGRIVRSPFGWATADHELVRTVLRDSTFGVAAAEGFVPERLRPLADRAQLPPNPVQPPSMLVINPPDHTRMRKPVASAFTPRAIARLRDRVESVTAELLDALPSGGSADLVADFAAQVPIAIISEMLGFPDADRSRFLAWGDAVSPMLDIGISWRTTRDASAAIVEMDRYLDAHIARLRRDPGEDILSGLVASGDLDDRELKASATLLMGAGFETTVNLISNGVVQLVNHRAQLDRLLADPQLWPNAIEEILRFDAPVQNTGRIAGRDVELAGTHVRKGSTVVVSLAGANRDPKVFTDPHTFDVTRANAKDHLTFSSGIHVCLGASLARMEGTYALQSLFERFPNLVLAGVPERRPLFTLHGYSRLPVLLGQRAEQHSSV from the coding sequence ATGAAGCCGCAGCACTGGGTTCGATGGTTACTGGTACAGGGCACACCGCGGCTGGCCCTCAAGACCTACGCGCGTCGCGGCGAAACCCTGGCCCGACTGATGTCGAGCCCGGCCGCGGTGCGGGATCCGATACCGCTGCTGGAGTCGTTGCGCGCGCAGGGCCGGATCGTGCGTTCCCCGTTCGGCTGGGCGACCGCCGATCACGAACTGGTCCGGACCGTGCTGCGCGACAGCACCTTCGGCGTCGCGGCGGCCGAGGGTTTCGTGCCCGAACGGCTGCGCCCACTCGCGGATCGGGCGCAGTTGCCGCCCAATCCGGTGCAGCCGCCCTCGATGCTGGTGATCAATCCACCGGATCACACCCGGATGCGTAAGCCGGTGGCCTCGGCGTTCACTCCGCGCGCGATCGCCCGGCTGCGCGATCGCGTCGAATCGGTGACGGCGGAACTGCTCGACGCGCTGCCCTCCGGCGGTTCGGCGGATCTGGTGGCGGACTTCGCGGCGCAGGTGCCCATCGCGATCATCTCCGAGATGCTGGGCTTCCCCGATGCCGACCGCAGCCGCTTCCTGGCCTGGGGTGACGCCGTATCTCCGATGCTGGACATCGGTATCAGCTGGCGTACCACCCGCGACGCCTCGGCCGCCATCGTGGAGATGGACCGGTACCTCGACGCGCATATCGCGCGGCTACGGCGAGATCCGGGCGAGGACATCCTGTCCGGCCTGGTGGCCTCGGGGGATCTGGACGACCGCGAGTTGAAGGCCTCGGCCACTCTGCTGATGGGCGCCGGCTTCGAGACCACGGTCAACCTGATCAGCAACGGCGTCGTCCAGCTGGTGAACCATCGCGCACAGCTCGACCGGTTGCTCGCCGATCCGCAGTTGTGGCCCAACGCGATCGAGGAGATTCTGCGTTTCGACGCGCCGGTTCAGAACACCGGGCGCATCGCCGGGCGCGATGTCGAACTCGCGGGGACGCACGTGCGCAAGGGCAGTACCGTCGTCGTCTCACTGGCCGGAGCCAATCGCGATCCGAAGGTGTTCACCGATCCGCACACGTTCGACGTCACCCGCGCCAACGCGAAGGATCATCTGACCTTCTCCAGCGGTATTCACGTCTGCCTGGGCGCCAGCCTGGCCCGGATGGAGGGCACCTACGCGCTGCAGTCGCTGTTCGAACGGTTCCCGAATCTGGTGCTGGCCGGGGTTCCGGAACGCCGTCCACTGTTCACACTGCACGGTTACAGCCGCCTGCCGGTACTGCTCGGGCAGCGCGCCGAACAGCACAGCAGCGTGTGA
- a CDS encoding glycosyltransferase family 2 protein gives MSASDSAPSADRTPQLAVVTVTYSPGEHLDHFISTLAAATNEKPQVILADNGSTDGSPELAAESNEHVTLLHTGGNIGYGGAVNRAVAEVDPEIEYIVIANPDVRWSTDAIDQLLAAARRWPRAGALGPLIHEPDGSIYPSARRVPGLLDGAGHAVLGTVWPGNPWTRRYRQENEEIAERTVGWLSGSCLLVRREAFDSIDGFDSRYFMYMEDVDFGDRMGKAGWHNVFVPTAEVTHAKGHAAGRHPETMLPAHHASAYRFQADRHPHWWQAPLRWALRAGLAIRCKLAVRSALRERDRSAHQ, from the coding sequence GTGAGCGCTTCGGATTCAGCCCCCTCCGCGGACCGTACTCCCCAGCTGGCGGTGGTCACCGTGACCTATTCGCCGGGCGAGCATCTCGACCATTTCATCAGCACGCTGGCCGCTGCGACCAATGAGAAGCCGCAGGTGATCCTGGCCGATAACGGCTCGACCGACGGTTCCCCCGAGCTGGCCGCCGAATCCAACGAACATGTCACGCTGCTGCACACCGGCGGCAATATCGGCTACGGCGGCGCGGTGAATCGCGCGGTGGCCGAGGTCGATCCGGAGATCGAGTACATCGTCATCGCCAATCCGGATGTGCGCTGGAGCACCGATGCCATCGATCAACTGCTCGCGGCGGCGCGGCGGTGGCCCCGCGCCGGGGCGCTGGGCCCGCTGATCCACGAACCCGACGGCAGCATCTATCCGTCGGCGCGGCGGGTGCCCGGTCTTCTCGACGGCGCCGGTCACGCGGTCCTCGGCACGGTGTGGCCGGGCAATCCGTGGACGCGGCGTTATCGGCAGGAGAACGAGGAGATCGCCGAGCGCACGGTGGGCTGGCTGTCCGGATCGTGCCTGCTGGTCCGGCGCGAGGCCTTCGACAGCATCGACGGCTTCGATTCCCGCTACTTCATGTACATGGAGGACGTCGACTTCGGCGACCGGATGGGCAAGGCCGGCTGGCACAACGTCTTCGTGCCCACCGCCGAGGTCACCCACGCCAAGGGACATGCGGCCGGACGGCATCCGGAGACCATGTTGCCCGCCCACCACGCGTCCGCCTATCGTTTCCAGGCCGATCGCCATCCGCACTGGTGGCAGGCACCGTTGCGGTGGGCGCTGCGCGCCGGACTTGCGATTCGCTGCAAACTTGCGGTTCGATCTGCGCTGCGCGAGCGCGACCGGAGCGCGCACCAGTAG